CGGGGTCTCGGGGGGGCCGGACTCGGTGGCCCTCCTCGATGTCCTCTACCGGTTGTGCGGCGAACTGGGCATCGAACTCTCGGTGGCGCATTTGAACCACCTGCTGCGGGGGCGGGAGGCAGCGTCCGACGCCGCCTATGTCGCCGGGTTGGCGGACCGGTACGGCCTGCCCCTGGTCCTGGAGGAATGCAACGTCCGGGATGCATGGCGTGAGCGTGGCGGCTCGTTGCAGGCCGTGGCGCGGGAGATGCGCTACCGGTTTTACGAGCGGGCGGCGGAGAAGACCGGGGCCGCGCGGGTGGCGCTGGGCCACCAGGCGGACGACCATGCGGAAACGATCCTGTTCAACTTTCTTCGTGGAACGGGTATCGCCGGCCTGGCGGGCATTCCGCCGGTGCGGGAGCGTTACGTCCGCCCGCTGCTGGCGGAACGCCGCCGGACAATCGAGGACTACTGCCGGGAGCGCGGCCTCGCTCCCCGGGAGGACGCCTCCAATCTAAAACGGGTCTATACGCGTAACCGCCTGCGCCTGGAATTGATCCCGTACCTGGAGCGCGAGTACAACCCGAACCTTGTGCCCACCCTGCTCCGCATGGCCGAGGTCCTGCGGGAGGAGGAAGCGCTGCTGGAGGCGGAGGCCGGCCGCGTGCTGGCCGGTGTCGTGCGCGCGGTGGATGAGGATGCGGCCGCGGCCCTGGAACGCCGGCCCTTGCTTGAACTGCCGCCGGCCCTGCAACGCCGGGTGGTGCGGGGCGCCTGGGAGGCCCTGCCGGGCGGGGCGGAACTGCCCTTCGAGCACGTGGAGCGGGTGCTGGACCTGGCCCGGCGTCCCCGGGGAGGGGGACGGGTGGAGCTGCCGGGGGGC
The sequence above is a segment of the Thermoanaerobacterales bacterium genome. Coding sequences within it:
- the tilS gene encoding tRNA lysidine(34) synthetase TilS, whose amino-acid sequence is MVALDLVARVKAYCLRYRMFAPGERVLVGVSGGPDSVALLDVLYRLCGELGIELSVAHLNHLLRGREAASDAAYVAGLADRYGLPLVLEECNVRDAWRERGGSLQAVAREMRYRFYERAAEKTGAARVALGHQADDHAETILFNFLRGTGIAGLAGIPPVRERYVRPLLAERRRTIEDYCRERGLAPREDASNLKRVYTRNRLRLELIPYLEREYNPNLVPTLLRMAEVLREEEALLEAEAGRVLAGVVRAVDEDAAAALERRPLLELPPALQRRVVRGAWEALPGGAELPFEHVERVLDLARRPRGGGRVELPGGARAVREGDRLVLRRGGGERPVPFSYPLAVPGETAVPEAGKVIAATVAGAADGLPDPRLLAPRGTVLDLDRLAPPLTVRSRRPGDMFAPSGGGTVKLKKFLIDAKVPRSARDAVPLVVDGEGRIAWVAGLRTAEFCRLTPRTRRAVILEAREAVPRRP